In one Micromonospora polyrhachis genomic region, the following are encoded:
- a CDS encoding helix-turn-helix transcriptional regulator produces MSRTRTERLVNLVICLLSTRRFLTAAQIAATVPGYEHDPDDIRDHEAFQRKFERDKAELRELGVPLETGTASVFDTEPGYRIAHREYALPDIPLEPDEAAAVGIAARLWRHAGLAAAASSGLAKLRAAGIDVDPQATLGMEPMVTVDPAFAPLTSAARERRTVTFEYRVPDDDASTSRRLQPWGVVCWRGRWYVVGHDLDRAATRCFRLSRIIGPVRATGRPGAFVAPTDVDLISHVARWSGPVEQTGRATVLVPSGRAAGLRRWAHETRPGADGDQLVLPYADVESLASQLVRYGPDVRVLDPPEVREAVIQRLKEITARHDEVIATGTWRTDGGTR; encoded by the coding sequence GTGTCGCGGACCCGCACCGAACGCCTGGTCAACCTGGTGATCTGCCTGCTGTCCACGCGGCGGTTCCTCACCGCCGCGCAGATCGCCGCGACCGTGCCAGGCTATGAACACGATCCGGACGACATCCGCGACCACGAGGCGTTCCAGCGCAAGTTCGAGCGGGACAAGGCCGAACTGCGGGAACTGGGGGTGCCCCTGGAGACCGGCACCGCCAGCGTCTTCGATACCGAACCGGGCTACCGGATCGCGCACCGGGAGTACGCACTACCCGACATTCCCCTCGAACCAGACGAGGCGGCAGCCGTCGGTATCGCCGCTCGGCTCTGGCGGCATGCCGGACTAGCGGCGGCAGCCTCCTCCGGACTGGCCAAACTCCGCGCGGCCGGCATCGACGTCGACCCGCAGGCCACCCTGGGCATGGAGCCGATGGTCACCGTCGACCCGGCGTTCGCGCCACTCACCTCGGCCGCCCGGGAACGGCGGACAGTCACCTTCGAATACCGGGTGCCCGACGACGACGCCTCCACCAGTCGCCGGTTGCAGCCCTGGGGGGTGGTCTGCTGGCGGGGCCGGTGGTATGTCGTCGGCCACGACCTGGACCGAGCCGCGACCCGCTGTTTCCGGTTGTCCCGCATCATCGGCCCGGTCCGGGCCACCGGCCGACCGGGTGCCTTCGTGGCCCCCACCGATGTCGACCTGATCAGCCACGTGGCGCGTTGGTCTGGACCGGTCGAGCAGACCGGCCGGGCCACCGTGCTGGTGCCCTCCGGTCGGGCGGCCGGACTGCGGCGCTGGGCGCACGAAACCCGTCCCGGCGCCGATGGCGACCAGCTGGTCCTGCCATATGCCGATGTCGAGTCGCTGGCCAGCCAACTGGTCCGCTACGGTCCCGACGTGCGGGTGCTGGATCCACCCGAGGTGCGGGAGGCGGTCATCCAGCGGTTGAAGGAAATCACCGCTCGGCACGACGAGGTGATCGCCACCGGTACGTGGCGGACCGACGGGGGGACGAGATGA
- a CDS encoding DUF3866 family protein encodes MVRWRSGTVTAVRRSWRGAMELDVALPDGTQLRALAYPALVGTAEPGDRVLLNVGALVMGLGTGGYALVVALPDRLPADPPGAGDSRDTGHLVKARYTPLQPIMLGVDEEASPYRAVLADADDLAGLPVVTADLHSALPAIVAGIRADAPTSRIAYVMTDGGALPAWFSRTLDGLRDELVGTVTVGQAFGGDLEATNIHSGLLAAQHALGADIVVVAQGPGNLGTGTRWGFSGVAVGEAVNATAALGGRPIGSLRVSAADLRPRHQGLSHHSVTAYGRVALAPAELVLPVGLPTELAAAVDEALVPLAARHRVVRIDTEGLDAALRSTPVPLSTMGRGLDADYAYFLTAAAAGRYAATVAG; translated from the coding sequence ATGGTGCGATGGCGGTCGGGCACGGTGACGGCGGTACGGCGAAGCTGGCGCGGGGCGATGGAACTGGACGTGGCCCTGCCCGACGGAACCCAGCTACGGGCCCTGGCCTACCCCGCGCTGGTCGGCACGGCCGAGCCCGGTGATCGGGTGCTGCTCAATGTCGGGGCACTGGTGATGGGGCTGGGTACCGGCGGTTACGCGCTGGTGGTGGCCCTGCCCGACCGGCTCCCCGCCGACCCGCCCGGTGCTGGGGACAGCCGGGACACCGGCCACCTGGTCAAGGCCAGGTACACCCCGCTCCAGCCGATCATGCTCGGCGTCGACGAGGAGGCCTCGCCGTACCGGGCCGTACTCGCCGACGCCGACGACCTGGCGGGGCTCCCGGTGGTCACCGCCGACCTGCACTCGGCCCTACCAGCGATCGTCGCCGGCATCCGCGCCGACGCCCCCACCTCCCGGATCGCGTACGTGATGACCGACGGTGGTGCCCTGCCGGCCTGGTTCTCCCGCACCCTCGACGGCCTGCGGGACGAGTTGGTGGGAACGGTCACCGTCGGTCAGGCCTTCGGCGGCGACCTGGAGGCGACCAACATCCACAGCGGCCTGCTGGCGGCCCAGCACGCCCTCGGCGCGGACATCGTCGTGGTCGCCCAGGGACCGGGCAACCTGGGCACCGGCACGCGGTGGGGGTTCTCCGGCGTCGCCGTGGGCGAGGCGGTCAACGCCACGGCCGCGCTCGGCGGTCGTCCGATCGGGTCGCTGCGAGTCTCCGCCGCCGACCTTCGTCCCCGGCACCAGGGACTGTCCCACCACAGCGTGACCGCCTACGGCCGGGTCGCGCTCGCCCCGGCCGAACTGGTGCTGCCGGTCGGTCTGCCCACGGAGCTGGCGGCCGCCGTGGACGAGGCGCTGGTCCCGTTGGCCGCGCGCCACCGAGTCGTACGGATCGACACCGAAGGACTGGACGCCGCGTTGCGGTCGACCCCGGTCCCGCTATCCACGATGGGACGCGGCCTAGACGCCGACTACGCCTACTTCCTCACCGCTGCCGCCGCCGGCCGGTACGCGGCAACCGTGGCCGGCTGA